A stretch of Arthrobacter sp. NEB 688 DNA encodes these proteins:
- the typA gene encoding translational GTPase TypA, protein MSASRRDDLRNVAIVAHVDHGKTTLVDKMLWQSGAFGEHQHVDERAMDSGDLEREKGITILAKNTAVRYAGPAALEAGITDGMTINIIDTPGHADFGGEVERGLSMVDGVVLLVDASEGPLPQTRFVLRKALAAQMPVVLCINKVDRPDARIAEVVDEVYELFMDLLVDAEHHQDQLDFPVVYASAKAGRASLTRPADGGLPEDEDLEALFKTIIETIPAPSYDDEAPLQAHVTNLDASNFLGRLALLRVHNGTIRKGQQVAWCRRDGSTVPVKITELLMTSALERRPAESAGPGDIIAVAGIPEITIGETLADIDDPRPLPLITVDEPAISMTIGINTSPMAGRVKGAKVTARLVKDRLDRELIGNVSMRVLPTERPDAWEVQGRGELALAILVEQMRREGYELTVGKPVVVTREVDGKVQEPVERLTIDTPEEYLGSITQLLAARKGRMEQMTNHGTGWVRMEYLVPSRGLIGFRTQFLTDTRGTGIANHVFEGYEPWLGEITTRISGSLVSDRSGPATAYAMMNLQERGTLFIPPTTEVYEGMIVGENSRADDMDVNITKEKKLTNVRSAGADVLERLAPPRALSLEQSLEFCREDECVEVTPEAIRIRKVELDQTLRARAAARARRS, encoded by the coding sequence ATGTCTGCCTCCCGCCGCGACGACCTCCGTAACGTCGCCATCGTCGCGCACGTCGACCACGGAAAGACCACGCTCGTCGACAAGATGCTCTGGCAGTCCGGAGCCTTCGGCGAGCACCAGCACGTCGACGAGCGCGCCATGGACAGTGGTGACCTCGAGCGCGAGAAGGGCATCACCATCCTCGCGAAGAACACCGCCGTCCGGTACGCCGGCCCGGCGGCGCTCGAGGCCGGCATCACCGACGGCATGACGATCAACATCATCGACACCCCCGGCCACGCCGACTTCGGTGGCGAGGTCGAGCGCGGCCTGTCGATGGTCGACGGCGTCGTCCTGCTCGTCGACGCCTCCGAGGGCCCGCTGCCCCAGACCCGCTTCGTCCTGCGCAAGGCGCTCGCCGCGCAGATGCCCGTCGTCCTGTGCATCAACAAGGTCGACCGCCCGGATGCCCGCATCGCCGAGGTCGTCGACGAGGTCTACGAGCTCTTCATGGACCTGCTCGTCGACGCCGAGCACCACCAGGACCAGCTCGACTTCCCGGTCGTCTACGCCTCGGCCAAGGCCGGTCGCGCCTCGCTGACCCGCCCCGCCGACGGCGGCCTGCCCGAGGACGAGGACCTCGAGGCCCTGTTCAAGACGATCATCGAGACCATCCCGGCCCCGTCCTACGACGACGAGGCCCCGCTCCAGGCGCACGTCACCAACCTCGACGCCTCGAACTTCCTCGGCCGCCTCGCGCTGCTGCGCGTGCACAACGGCACGATCCGCAAGGGCCAGCAGGTCGCCTGGTGCCGCCGCGACGGCTCGACCGTCCCGGTGAAGATCACCGAGCTGCTCATGACGAGCGCCCTCGAGCGCCGCCCGGCCGAGTCCGCCGGCCCCGGCGACATCATCGCCGTCGCCGGCATCCCCGAGATCACCATCGGCGAGACCCTCGCCGACATCGACGACCCGCGCCCGCTGCCGCTCATCACGGTCGACGAGCCCGCGATCTCGATGACCATCGGCATCAACACCAGCCCGATGGCCGGCCGCGTCAAGGGCGCCAAGGTCACCGCGCGCCTGGTCAAGGACCGCCTCGACCGCGAGCTCATCGGCAACGTCTCGATGCGCGTCCTGCCGACCGAGCGTCCCGACGCCTGGGAGGTCCAGGGCCGCGGCGAGCTCGCGCTGGCCATCCTCGTCGAGCAGATGCGCCGCGAGGGCTACGAGCTGACCGTCGGCAAGCCGGTCGTCGTCACCCGCGAGGTCGACGGCAAGGTCCAGGAGCCGGTCGAGCGCCTGACCATCGACACCCCCGAGGAGTACCTCGGCTCCATCACCCAGCTGCTCGCCGCCCGCAAGGGCCGGATGGAGCAGATGACCAACCACGGCACCGGCTGGGTCCGGATGGAGTACCTCGTCCCGTCGCGCGGCCTCATCGGCTTCCGGACGCAGTTCCTCACCGACACCCGCGGCACGGGCATCGCCAACCACGTCTTCGAGGGCTACGAGCCCTGGCTCGGCGAGATCACGACCCGCATCAGCGGCTCGCTCGTCTCGGACCGCTCGGGGCCGGCGACCGCCTACGCGATGATGAACCTCCAGGAGCGCGGCACGCTCTTCATCCCCCCGACCACCGAGGTCTACGAGGGGATGATCGTCGGCGAGAACTCGCGCGCCGACGACATGGACGTCAACATCACCAAGGAGAAGAAGCTCACCAACGTGCGCTCCGCCGGGGCCGACGTCCTCGAGCGGCTCGCGCCGCCGCGGGCGCTCTCCCTCGAGCAGTCCCTCGAGTTCTGCCGCGAGGACGAGTGCGTCGAGGTCACCCCCGAGGCCATCCGCATCCGGAAGGTGGAGCTCGACCAGACCCTGCGCGCCCGCGCCGCGGCCCGCGCCAGGAGGAGCTGA
- a CDS encoding ABC transporter substrate-binding protein produces the protein MSSRSDRRAEQAAVSRSARRRAGRRRPTRAVVGLVLIVVAALVGAGVVVARQRGDATDPDTLPTSAVGDRVETRGGTLSALSLGPVPSWDPQRIASRADMAFAGRVFARTLTAFAPSTDPAQQSRLVGDLATDTGTASSDLKTWSFTLRDGLTWQDGSELTCEDVAYGISRTFATDVVKGGPTDALAVLAIPRQADGSSTYDGPYGSGEKAKAAQAAFDKAVTCEDRQITFTLSTPVGDFAEMLSQPAFGPVKRSADRREDGTYDVFSSGPYMLRGAWERGRGGLFVRNPHWDAASDPVRKAYPDQIRYQEGLDTEAVAQQVTADNAAGRSSVALGSVPPAIQQQVTAVQSLDERSVNPLTGVVDYLVPNVRSTVFEDEKVRLALAAATNRDAYVTAIGGATAAQPSISLLPSALPSAHDDDPVGTGLRGDPTRAKALLAEAKVEEPVEFTLAYRSDPTADKAVAALVAGWRQAGFAPTLKPITESYFSTIAEKSAVDDYDLFWSNWAPAWPSGSTVLPPLFDSTINITAEGPGRDYGYFSDRRLDEQMAKTSTVADRTARERGWADVDRRLLQQGAYIGLAERRALYVAGSDVRNLSANAVLGGVVELADIAVVP, from the coding sequence ATGTCGAGCAGGAGCGACCGCAGGGCCGAGCAGGCCGCCGTCTCGCGCAGCGCGCGGCGGCGGGCCGGCCGGCGACGTCCGACGCGTGCGGTGGTGGGGCTGGTCCTCATCGTCGTCGCGGCCCTGGTCGGTGCGGGGGTGGTCGTGGCGCGCCAGCGCGGCGACGCCACGGACCCCGACACGCTGCCGACCTCCGCGGTCGGTGACCGGGTCGAGACCCGTGGCGGCACGCTGAGCGCGCTCTCGCTCGGGCCCGTGCCCTCGTGGGACCCGCAGCGCATCGCCTCGCGCGCCGACATGGCGTTCGCCGGGCGGGTCTTCGCCCGCACGCTCACGGCGTTCGCGCCGAGCACGGACCCCGCGCAGCAGTCCCGGCTCGTCGGTGACCTCGCGACCGACACCGGCACCGCGAGCTCGGACCTCAAGACCTGGTCCTTCACCCTGCGCGACGGCCTGACCTGGCAGGACGGCAGCGAGCTCACCTGCGAGGACGTCGCCTACGGCATCTCCCGGACCTTCGCCACCGACGTGGTCAAGGGCGGCCCGACCGACGCGCTCGCCGTCCTCGCCATCCCGCGCCAGGCCGACGGCTCGAGCACCTACGACGGGCCCTACGGCTCCGGCGAGAAGGCCAAGGCCGCGCAGGCCGCCTTCGACAAGGCCGTCACCTGCGAGGACCGGCAGATCACGTTCACGCTGAGCACCCCCGTCGGCGACTTCGCGGAGATGCTCTCGCAGCCGGCCTTCGGCCCGGTCAAGCGCTCGGCCGACCGGCGCGAGGACGGCACCTACGACGTGTTCAGCAGCGGCCCGTACATGCTGCGCGGCGCGTGGGAGCGCGGCCGGGGCGGCCTGTTCGTCCGCAACCCGCACTGGGACGCCGCCTCCGACCCGGTGCGCAAGGCCTACCCGGACCAGATCCGCTACCAGGAGGGCCTGGACACCGAGGCCGTCGCGCAGCAGGTCACCGCCGACAACGCGGCCGGGCGCAGCTCCGTCGCGCTCGGGTCGGTCCCGCCCGCGATCCAGCAGCAGGTCACCGCGGTCCAGAGCCTCGACGAGCGCTCGGTCAACCCGCTGACCGGGGTCGTCGACTACCTCGTCCCCAACGTCCGGAGCACGGTCTTCGAGGACGAGAAGGTCCGCCTGGCCCTCGCCGCCGCGACCAACCGCGACGCGTACGTCACCGCGATCGGCGGGGCCACCGCGGCCCAGCCGTCGATCTCGCTCCTGCCGAGCGCCCTGCCCTCCGCGCACGACGACGACCCGGTCGGGACCGGCCTGCGGGGCGACCCCACCCGCGCCAAGGCCCTCCTCGCCGAGGCGAAGGTCGAGGAGCCGGTGGAGTTCACGCTGGCCTACCGCTCGGACCCCACCGCCGACAAGGCGGTCGCCGCCCTCGTCGCCGGCTGGCGCCAGGCCGGCTTCGCCCCGACCCTCAAGCCCATCACCGAGAGCTACTTCTCGACGATCGCCGAGAAGTCCGCGGTCGACGACTACGACCTCTTCTGGTCGAACTGGGCGCCCGCCTGGCCCTCGGGCTCGACGGTCCTGCCGCCGCTGTTCGACAGCACGATCAACATCACCGCCGAGGGGCCCGGCCGCGACTACGGGTACTTCAGCGACCGCCGGCTCGACGAGCAGATGGCCAAGACCTCGACCGTCGCCGACCGCACCGCTCGCGAGCGCGGCTGGGCCGACGTCGACCGGCGCCTGCTCCAGCAGGGCGCCTACATCGGCCTCGCCGAGCGCAGGGCCCTGTACGTGGCCGGCAGCGACGTGCGCAACCTCTCGGCCAACGCGGTGCTCGGCGGCGTCGTCGAGCTCGCCGACATCGCGGTCGTCCCGTGA
- a CDS encoding VanW family protein, translating into MTEDLLEQESWDEPTWEEPGPGRRRWPFVVGGVVALLAVLYGATAAWAGDRVARGTTVAGVDVGGQDADAARAALERALGGASGERLTLTSSAGKATVVPADAGLSVDVPATVDGLVGFSLAPADVWRHLAGGGERPAVVRVDDAAFAQALEGARDDLDAKAVEGTVSVTGGRLTYKAPVAGVETDVTRTAAAVRRDWPGRDTVAVVGEVRAPKVSAQELERVRDDFARVAVSGPVTLEVGETSFEVSARRLAPAAVLTPAADGTITPRADVEKLRRIVHSAAREAKVEVEPQDAVVTFAGGDWRKPRVRDSVAGSRLDDASIDATVWKAFSTSSRTATVTTEEVQPEFTTAVAKKTLPKEKVASFTTYFEAGAPRVTNIKNAARIIDGTYVPPGEQFSMNGVLGQRTPDKGYVKAGIILNNRLSESYGGGISQVSTTIFNASFFAGVQLDAWQAHSFYISRYPEGREATISWPDLHNKFTNTLDGGILMDVSTTDTSITVTYWGTKKYDVEATKSARYDIVAPKVIRDDSPTCKPQSPVPGFKVDIGRIFTEKGKVVRKASFTTSYVPEDDVTCTTKAP; encoded by the coding sequence ATGACCGAGGACCTGCTCGAGCAGGAGTCGTGGGACGAGCCGACGTGGGAGGAGCCCGGACCGGGCCGCCGGCGCTGGCCGTTCGTCGTCGGCGGGGTCGTGGCGCTGCTCGCCGTCCTCTACGGCGCCACCGCGGCCTGGGCCGGCGACCGCGTCGCCCGCGGCACGACCGTCGCCGGCGTCGACGTCGGCGGGCAGGACGCGGACGCCGCCCGGGCCGCCCTCGAGCGCGCGCTCGGCGGGGCCTCGGGGGAGCGGCTGACGCTCACCTCCTCCGCCGGGAAGGCCACGGTCGTCCCGGCCGACGCCGGCCTCTCCGTCGACGTCCCGGCCACGGTCGACGGGCTCGTCGGCTTCAGCCTCGCGCCGGCCGACGTCTGGCGCCACCTCGCCGGCGGCGGCGAGCGGCCGGCCGTCGTCCGCGTCGACGACGCCGCCTTCGCGCAGGCGCTCGAGGGCGCCCGCGACGACCTCGACGCCAAGGCCGTCGAGGGGACCGTCTCCGTCACCGGCGGCAGGCTGACGTACAAGGCACCGGTCGCCGGCGTCGAGACCGACGTGACGCGCACGGCCGCGGCGGTGCGCCGCGACTGGCCCGGCCGCGACACCGTCGCGGTCGTCGGTGAGGTCCGTGCGCCGAAGGTGTCCGCGCAGGAGCTCGAGCGGGTCCGCGACGACTTCGCCCGGGTCGCGGTCTCCGGCCCCGTCACCCTCGAGGTCGGCGAGACGTCGTTCGAGGTGTCCGCCCGCCGGCTCGCGCCCGCGGCCGTGCTCACCCCGGCGGCGGACGGCACCATCACGCCGCGCGCCGACGTCGAGAAGCTGCGGCGCATCGTCCACTCCGCCGCGCGGGAGGCGAAGGTCGAGGTCGAGCCGCAGGATGCCGTCGTCACCTTCGCCGGCGGCGACTGGCGCAAGCCGCGGGTGCGTGACTCGGTGGCCGGGAGCCGGCTCGACGACGCCTCGATCGACGCCACCGTCTGGAAGGCCTTCTCGACCTCGTCGAGGACCGCCACGGTGACGACGGAGGAGGTGCAGCCGGAGTTCACCACCGCCGTCGCGAAGAAGACGCTGCCGAAGGAGAAGGTCGCGAGCTTCACGACGTACTTCGAGGCCGGCGCGCCGCGCGTCACGAACATCAAGAACGCCGCCCGGATCATCGACGGGACGTACGTGCCGCCGGGGGAGCAGTTCAGCATGAACGGCGTCCTCGGCCAGCGCACGCCCGACAAGGGCTACGTCAAGGCCGGCATCATCCTCAACAACCGGCTCTCCGAGAGCTACGGCGGCGGCATCTCGCAGGTGTCGACGACGATCTTCAACGCCTCGTTCTTCGCCGGCGTGCAGCTCGACGCCTGGCAGGCGCACTCCTTCTACATCTCGCGCTACCCGGAGGGGCGCGAGGCGACGATCTCGTGGCCGGACCTGCACAACAAGTTCACCAACACCCTCGACGGCGGCATCCTCATGGACGTCTCGACGACGGACACCTCGATCACCGTCACCTACTGGGGCACGAAGAAGTACGACGTCGAGGCGACCAAGAGCGCGCGCTACGACATCGTCGCGCCGAAGGTCATCCGCGACGACAGCCCGACGTGCAAGCCGCAGAGCCCGGTGCCCGGGTTCAAGGTCGACATCGGCCGGATCTTCACGGAGAAGGGCAAGGTCGTCCGGAAGGCCTCCTTCACGACGTCGTACGTCCCCGAGGACGACGTCACCTGCACGACCAAGGCCCCCTGA
- a CDS encoding PIG-L family deacetylase: MRGLLDGLDLGGRPARMLFVHAHPDDETLTTGVALAHHAARGDEVHVLTCTLGEEGEVIPPALAHLEGDGPALAAHRRAELHRAMAVLGVTHHLLEDADGGFRDSGMAGSAAAADPRAWAGVPLEVSAAAIGAVLERLDPDVVVTYDAGGGYGHPDHVRTHEATRAALRAHGADVPLLAVLTPLTWATEDHAWLTATVPGGQGWVVPDASSEYAGDVVPDEVVTRAVLDPSVVPAQEQALRAHETQVVVGPGWYALSNRHVFRLAGREGYARLDLDSGRPVGEAS, translated from the coding sequence GTGAGGGGCCTGCTCGACGGGCTCGACCTCGGGGGCCGGCCGGCGCGGATGCTCTTCGTCCACGCCCACCCCGACGACGAGACCCTGACGACCGGGGTGGCGCTCGCGCACCACGCGGCCCGGGGCGACGAGGTCCACGTCCTCACCTGCACCCTCGGCGAGGAGGGCGAGGTCATCCCACCGGCGCTCGCGCACCTCGAGGGCGACGGGCCGGCGCTCGCCGCCCACCGCCGCGCCGAGCTGCACCGGGCGATGGCCGTGCTCGGCGTCACCCACCACCTGCTCGAGGACGCCGACGGCGGCTTCCGCGACTCGGGGATGGCCGGCTCGGCCGCCGCGGCCGACCCGCGCGCGTGGGCCGGAGTGCCGCTCGAGGTCTCCGCGGCAGCGATCGGCGCCGTGCTCGAGCGCCTCGACCCCGACGTCGTCGTCACCTACGACGCCGGCGGCGGCTACGGGCACCCCGACCACGTCCGCACCCACGAGGCGACGCGGGCCGCGCTGCGCGCGCACGGCGCCGACGTCCCCCTCCTCGCCGTGCTCACCCCCCTCACCTGGGCCACCGAGGACCACGCCTGGCTGACCGCGACGGTCCCCGGCGGCCAGGGCTGGGTCGTGCCGGACGCGAGCAGCGAGTACGCCGGTGACGTCGTCCCCGACGAGGTCGTGACGCGGGCGGTGCTCGACCCCTCGGTCGTCCCGGCCCAGGAGCAGGCGCTGCGGGCGCACGAGACCCAGGTCGTCGTGGGCCCGGGCTGGTACGCCCTCTCGAACCGGCACGTCTTCCGGCTCGCCGGCCGCGAGGGCTACGCCCGCCTCGACCTCGACAGCGGCCGACCGGTGGGGGAGGCGTCGTGA
- a CDS encoding flavin reductase family protein, giving the protein MSTPDEAVFRQAMGRMAQGVSIISTSQGGHDHAMTADTVTSVSLDPLLVLVCVETESRFHDAVVDAGVWGVSVLGLDQRPLSEWFATRGRPLHGQLDRAPHHRGPQTGVPLMDGALTTLECVTTAVHPAGDHVILVGEVLGVEIPDTVGPALVHYRGRYGSIA; this is encoded by the coding sequence GTGAGCACCCCCGACGAGGCCGTCTTCCGGCAGGCGATGGGCCGGATGGCCCAGGGCGTCAGCATCATCTCGACGAGCCAGGGCGGCCACGACCACGCGATGACGGCCGACACCGTCACCTCGGTCTCGCTCGACCCGCTGCTCGTCCTCGTGTGCGTCGAGACCGAGAGCCGCTTCCACGACGCCGTCGTCGACGCCGGGGTCTGGGGGGTCAGCGTGCTCGGCCTGGACCAGCGACCGCTCTCGGAGTGGTTCGCGACGCGCGGGCGGCCGCTGCACGGGCAGCTCGACCGCGCCCCGCACCACCGGGGGCCGCAGACGGGCGTGCCGCTCATGGACGGCGCGCTGACGACGCTGGAGTGCGTGACCACCGCGGTCCACCCCGCGGGCGACCACGTCATCCTCGTCGGCGAGGTCCTCGGCGTCGAGATCCCCGACACCGTCGGGCCCGCCCTCGTCCACTACCGCGGCCGCTACGGGAGCATCGCATGA
- a CDS encoding GNAT family N-acetyltransferase codes for MSTPEGGPPTHSPDVPPVGTRVVVRHRLPAPDPVSGATLTDVVGDLVQAGPDHLLVRTRRGEVAVPRPSVTVVKELPPRPSRRGAPHLALSVEDLERVMVGAWPAPQGEHLGDWLLRAADGFTHRANSALTVGDPGTTLEAAVDAVQGWYAARGLPPMLTLAGPAGFRPAEDPLGALLLARGYLPRVMTSAFTASVDGVLAVLPEQSSPGVALTTSATLEDRWFAAYRGYREAPEGPARAVLTGSPEQVFATAQDDQDVLGVGRLGVASTWGGIAAMYVAPRARRRGVATALLRRLADEAGSRGIRSLHLQTDTDNTAAQRLYRRAGFVVHHEYTTLRRP; via the coding sequence ATGAGCACCCCGGAGGGCGGCCCGCCGACGCACTCCCCCGACGTCCCGCCGGTCGGGACGCGCGTCGTCGTCCGGCACCGCCTGCCCGCCCCCGACCCGGTCTCGGGCGCGACCCTCACCGACGTCGTGGGCGACCTCGTGCAGGCCGGCCCCGACCACCTCCTCGTCCGCACCCGGCGGGGCGAGGTCGCCGTCCCGCGGCCGTCGGTCACGGTCGTCAAGGAGCTGCCGCCGCGTCCCTCCCGCCGGGGCGCCCCGCACCTCGCGCTGTCGGTCGAGGACCTCGAGCGGGTCATGGTCGGCGCCTGGCCGGCGCCGCAGGGCGAGCACCTCGGCGACTGGCTGCTGCGCGCCGCCGACGGCTTCACCCATCGCGCCAACTCCGCACTGACGGTGGGCGACCCGGGCACGACGCTCGAGGCCGCGGTCGACGCCGTGCAGGGCTGGTACGCCGCCCGTGGCCTGCCGCCGATGCTGACCCTCGCCGGCCCCGCCGGGTTCCGCCCGGCCGAGGACCCGCTCGGCGCCCTGCTGCTCGCGCGCGGCTACCTCCCGCGGGTCATGACGAGCGCCTTCACGGCCTCGGTCGACGGGGTGCTCGCCGTCCTGCCCGAGCAGTCCTCCCCCGGAGTCGCGCTGACGACATCGGCGACGCTGGAGGACCGCTGGTTCGCGGCCTACCGCGGCTACCGCGAGGCGCCCGAGGGGCCCGCCCGCGCCGTCCTCACCGGCTCGCCGGAGCAGGTGTTCGCGACCGCGCAGGACGACCAGGACGTCCTCGGCGTGGGGCGCCTGGGCGTCGCGTCGACGTGGGGCGGCATCGCGGCGATGTACGTGGCGCCGCGGGCCCGCCGGCGCGGGGTCGCGACCGCCCTCCTGCGGCGGCTCGCGGACGAGGCGGGGTCGCGCGGCATCCGCTCGCTGCACCTGCAGACCGACACCGACAACACCGCCGCGCAGCGGCTGTACCGCCGCGCGGGGTTCGTCGTGCACCACGAGTACACGACGCTGCGCCGCCCCTGA
- the fdxA gene encoding ferredoxin, which yields MTYVIAQPCVDLKDKACIEECPVDCIYEGERSLYIHPDECVDCGACEPVCPVEAIYYEDDVPEQWADYYKANVEFFDDLGSPGGAAKLGVIAKDHPIIADLPPQEHDE from the coding sequence ATGACGTACGTGATCGCGCAGCCCTGTGTGGACCTGAAGGACAAGGCCTGCATCGAGGAGTGCCCCGTCGACTGCATCTACGAGGGTGAGCGCAGCCTCTACATCCACCCCGACGAGTGCGTCGACTGCGGTGCGTGCGAGCCGGTCTGCCCGGTCGAGGCGATCTACTACGAGGACGACGTCCCCGAGCAGTGGGCCGACTACTACAAGGCCAACGTCGAGTTCTTCGACGACCTGGGCAGCCCCGGCGGCGCCGCCAAGCTCGGCGTCATCGCCAAGGACCACCCGATCATCGCCGACCTGCCCCCGCAGGAGCACGACGAGTGA
- a CDS encoding ABC transporter substrate-binding protein, whose protein sequence is MTLKRTAPLVLLTAAALSMSACAQSERDSGGDTGSTGGSVKDTFTFGAAGAPELFDPLYATDGETFRVTRQIHSGLLGIKPGTADIQPELAESWTPSDDGLSWTFKLRQGVKFSDGTPFDAEAVCYNLDRMYNQKGAGQTAAEYWTYFFGTFSDDPEGSLYKSCEAKDASNAVINVTRTTSSFPTILSLDSFSMQSPTALEKGDANNVQAQGEGFTYPEYSKNPVGIGPYKLSKYDEANKTVTLVANDQYYGEQPKTKTLVFKIIPDESTRRQELQAGSIDGYDLPNPVDWKGLEDAGNKVEVRPAFNILYLGLNPERNPKLKDLKVRQAIAYALNRDQMVKSQLPEGAKVASQFMPDTVSGYNTQLQPYPYDPEKAKSLLAEAGAEGMTLKFAFPTEVSRPYMPDPQKIHAAFTKDLEAVGIKVEQVSKPWNGGYLDDVSANGAYDMWLLGWTGDYNAADNFLGTFFSDLKGNDFHTSVMPWGKTLSEDLKKADAVVDEGEREAAYQDLNKRIAEEYLPGIPVSHSPPALVTSGKVQGLTASPLTAEMFDTVTAGK, encoded by the coding sequence ATGACACTCAAGCGCACGGCGCCGCTCGTCCTGCTCACGGCGGCCGCCCTGAGCATGTCGGCGTGCGCCCAGTCCGAGCGTGACTCGGGCGGCGACACCGGCAGCACCGGCGGGAGCGTGAAGGACACCTTCACCTTCGGCGCGGCAGGGGCCCCGGAGCTGTTCGACCCGCTGTACGCGACCGACGGCGAGACCTTCCGGGTCACCCGGCAGATCCACTCGGGCCTGCTCGGCATCAAGCCGGGCACCGCCGACATCCAGCCCGAGCTCGCCGAGAGCTGGACCCCGTCCGACGACGGCCTGTCCTGGACCTTCAAGCTGCGCCAGGGCGTCAAGTTCTCCGACGGCACCCCGTTCGACGCCGAGGCCGTCTGCTACAACCTCGACCGCATGTACAACCAGAAGGGCGCCGGCCAGACCGCCGCCGAGTACTGGACGTACTTCTTCGGCACCTTCAGCGACGACCCCGAGGGCTCGCTCTACAAGTCCTGCGAGGCCAAGGACGCCTCCAACGCCGTCATCAACGTGACGCGCACGACCTCGTCCTTCCCGACGATCCTCTCCCTCGACTCCTTCTCGATGCAGTCGCCGACGGCGCTGGAGAAGGGCGACGCCAACAACGTCCAGGCGCAGGGCGAGGGCTTCACCTACCCGGAGTACTCGAAGAACCCGGTCGGCATCGGCCCGTACAAGCTCTCGAAGTACGACGAGGCCAACAAGACGGTCACGCTGGTCGCCAACGACCAGTACTACGGCGAGCAGCCGAAGACCAAGACCCTCGTCTTCAAGATCATCCCCGACGAGAGCACCCGTCGCCAGGAGCTGCAGGCCGGCTCGATCGACGGCTACGACCTGCCCAACCCGGTCGACTGGAAGGGTCTGGAGGACGCCGGCAACAAGGTCGAGGTCCGTCCCGCCTTCAACATCCTCTACCTGGGCCTGAACCCGGAGCGCAACCCGAAGCTCAAGGACCTCAAGGTCCGCCAGGCCATCGCCTACGCCCTCAACCGGGACCAGATGGTCAAGAGCCAGCTGCCCGAGGGCGCGAAGGTCGCCTCGCAGTTCATGCCCGACACCGTGTCCGGCTACAACACCCAGCTCCAGCCGTACCCGTACGACCCGGAGAAGGCCAAGTCGCTCCTCGCCGAGGCCGGCGCCGAGGGCATGACCCTCAAGTTCGCCTTCCCGACCGAGGTCTCGCGGCCGTACATGCCGGACCCCCAGAAGATCCACGCCGCGTTCACCAAGGACCTCGAGGCCGTCGGCATCAAGGTCGAGCAGGTGAGCAAGCCGTGGAACGGTGGCTACCTCGACGACGTGTCCGCCAACGGCGCGTACGACATGTGGCTGCTCGGCTGGACCGGTGACTACAACGCCGCGGACAACTTCCTCGGCACCTTCTTCAGCGACCTCAAGGGCAACGACTTCCACACGAGCGTCATGCCGTGGGGCAAGACCTTGTCCGAGGACCTCAAGAAGGCCGACGCGGTCGTCGACGAGGGCGAGCGCGAGGCCGCCTACCAGGACCTCAACAAGCGCATCGCCGAGGAGTACCTGCCGGGCATCCCGGTCAGCCACTCCCCGCCGGCGCTCGTCACGAGCGGCAAGGTCCAGGGCCTGACGGCCAGCCCGCTGACGGCGGAGATGTTCGACACCGTCACCGCAGGCAAGTGA